gAGTCaaagcggggtctcctgcattgcaggaggattcttcaccagctgagccaccagggaaggctatacatatatatatatggcttttatatattatttagcaCAGCAGTACCTATCGGCAGTGTGGCCTGGAATGCAGGTTAAGTTGATGTGGGAGAGCAATAAGACTTGTAGCAAAATGCCAAGTCCATGTTGAAGAATGCTATGAGCACAGGGAGACCCATGAGAAGGTGGTCTTCATAAAAGCGTGTAGTCAGAGCAGCTCTATTCAGATGAGAATACAGCTCTGCAGCCCAGCAAATGATGAGTGTGCATAGCCCATTGTTAAATTGCTTCAGCGGTCTGCTTCATGTTTTTAGTCTTACAGTTCCTTCCAGTGTGTTGCCCACAATGTTACTGTTTGGAGATGTTACTTAATACAGAAATTGAAAACTACTGCTCTAGATATGGCATAATAGTATATTCTTTAGTTAGCCCAAAGTCCTACATTGAAAAATATTCaagaagaatatgtgtgtgtgtttatagatGTTACCTCTGGTGGTAGGGTTATgggtgatttttatttgcatctttctttaaaaaaattttttttttggaataagcAGCTACTATTTTTTaggtagttttatttattttcagctgtgctgggtctttgttgcagtgcacgcTTTTTTCTGGctgtggcgagcgggggctactctagtttcggtgtgtgggcttctcactgtggcggcttctcttgttgccgaacGCGGGCTCTGGGGGgcgcaggcttcagtggttgtcatgtgagggctcagcagctgtgggctTTAAaccacaggctcagtggttggggcacacgggtttagctgctctgaggcttgagaggtcttcccagaccagggatcaaatctgtgtctcctggcctggcaggtgggttctttagcgctgagccacaagggaagccccaccctTGTTGTTTCTGTCATGAGAAAGACTCCATGATGTGGCCCCAAAGTGGGCTTTGTGAGTGCCTTTGAGAGAAGCTTGACTGACAGGTGGGCGGAGGGAGCGTGCAGAGACGTCTGTCTGTGGTTttgctccctcctccctgcccctcccctcggGGGGATGCCGTTCTCTGACTCTGTCTTGACCACCTGAGTTGGACGCTGTGCTTCTCAGCAAACTTCAGGGTTACCAAAATCACCAGGTCATCTAGTCTAGCCCCAGAGGGGAGGCCTGAGTTCTGCTCAGCACACTTAGCCACAGTGCCTGGCTCTGCCCGATGAGAAGCTCAGGACATTTTGCTGCACCTTGGTTCTGAGGAGTGAGCGACCCATCTCTTTCCATTTGGCTTCTTCCACGTGGGTGGGTGTATCACGGGAGAGACGGAAAAGCCTCTAGGGGCCTCACGTCACTCTGCAGTTGCCCTCCTGTTATCCTCAGATTTTCATACccaggggattttttttccctgctttgtCCCAGGGATCTTTCTTTCATCAAGGTGATAAACGTGGGCCAGCGATTTCTTGTGAACAAAGTCCAGGACTACATCCAGAGCAAGATTGTCTACTACCTCATGAATATCCACGTCCACCCTCGCACCATCTACCTCTGCCGGCACGGCGAGAGCGAGTTCAACCTTGTGGGGAAGATTGGGGGCGACTCAGGCCTCTCGGCTCGAGGGAAGCAGGTGAGTAGGCAGCCAGCGGGCTGGGTGTCCTAGGCTCAGGGTGAGCGGGACATGCTGGAGGTCATCTCTTTGATCCCCTTAACTTCTTACTGAATCCTATTAGGCTTAAGTTGCAATTTCCTTGAGGAGACGTGTTCTTGTTCATGGATTCTAGCTCAGCACTGGAGGGTGCATAACTTGGAACCATTTCTGCTGTGATCATTCAGCTGTCAGACATTTATTGGGCTCAGCTTGTATGCCCTGCACAGTACAGGGTGCTCTGGTTGAAGTTCATTTCCTCCTGGGTCTATTATAACTATGTAGCACCTTTCAGAGTTTGATTGGGGTCATGCACATTGTCCTCTTTAGGCTGAATTAgcagtcctgtgtgtgtgtgttttctttttgatttcacCATgcctggcatgcaggatcttaattcctcaaccagggatcaaacctgtgccccgtgcagtagaagcatggagtcctaaccactgaacaccagggaagtccgcttctgtgttttcttttacatCTTTTGTTTCATGCCCCAGTTTGCCCAGGCTCTAAGGAAGTTCCTGGAGGAACAGGAGATAGCAGACCTCAAAGTGTGGACAAGCCAGTTGAAGAGGACGATCCAGACCGCTGAATCTCTGGGGGTGACCTACGAGCAGTGGAAGATTCTGAACGAGATTGATGCTGTGAGTAGGAAGCTCTGATGGCTGAAACGCCAGTTAGGGCTCCTGTTCAGGCTGGAACTCTCAGAAGTCACCACGTGGGCTGTGTTATCTAGAAAACTAGAATTGCCAAGTAGAGACGTTGAGGAAGCTGAATCTGTGGCTGGTCTGAGGAGGAAGTGAGAACAGCTGTGTCCCCAGTCGGGGCTTCCTGCCTGCCTGATGTACCTGTGCCAACACCCAAACCAATTTTTGACATGGCCTCTGGCACCTGGGAGCATGAAGCTCCAGTTGGttccttcatatattttcctcCTAGGGAAAGGAAATAACTGACAACTCACATCTTGTCTGATTTCTGCTTAGGTAACTTGGTCAGCTCTTCTAGAAAAGtcctttccaaatttgttttTGAGTTTCTCTGTCCTTGAGGTCAGAAGTAGACACTTCCTTTTCTTTCCGTCCTCTGTATCCTTTTATGCCTCCTGTAGGAATTCCGCAGGGCCTGGAGTTTCCCTCCATCCCCATCTCCCCTCCTTCTTCCTACTGACTTTTCTTGACCTCTCAGTCCCCAGCCACAGGAGAAAGCAGCAGCTTGAGCTTCAGCCCTCACTCTGCGCATCGGTCAGTTACAGTGTGTGAGGGAGCCGGCCCCGTGCCTGGCGCTGACGACTGACACTCCTCAGGGTCACCTCTTCCTCTGGGGGGCTGTGTGTCCGATTGCCTCTCCGAGCTGTGTGGTTCCTGCAGGGCGTGTGCGAGGAGATGACTTACGCAGAGATTCAGGAGCGGTACCCGGATGAGTTTGCGCTTCGAGATGAAGAGAAATATCTGTACCGATATCCTGGAGGGGAGGTGAGATCCCCTTCTCGTGGACTGACTGTCCCATCCTTTGCTTGGGGTTTAGCTTTAATTTGGGGGAAGGATTGAATGTGAGTTTGGGGACCTTCCAGGGGTGCTTAAGGTATCACTTAGTTTTTCTTCCTACTTTTGGGTCCTGTTGTGTTTAATTCAGCTCAGGCAGTTCAATCTGTTAAGATCCCCAGGTAAGGGATGACAAGATAGCCTCTGTTGTTGAGTACATTTTAGAATCAGCAgaatcttttttaactttttttaaaaaaaatacttctttcttatttatttgatgGCGTTTGGTCTCAGTCTCAGCACGTGGGATCTCACAGTGCGGCAAGCGTTGTTTGCACagccttctctctagttgtggccgtgAGTGTAAGCTTCccgtggcatgtgtgatcttatttCACTTCAatgaccagcgatcaaacctgcgtcccctacattgcaaggctagttcttaaccattggaccaccagggaagtccccatcacttcttttttttattctatcCCCACCCAAGCAGGTATAGGCACGAAGTAAATATATGGGGTATGAAGGATTTTCCTGTCATCTGCGGTGTTTACGACAGCTAGCTGGTCTAAGTGGCTTCATAGTCTAGGGATGTGTGAGGCAAagggaaacaaaataaatttacagGGTCTAGGAAATCCCTAGGAGCCTCTGTTGCCTTACACTCTGCCTACActgtagggagaaaaaaaattcaaaacacacTTTGCGTTCAGATTTTCCTTTCTTGACGTACAGTTTTCTTGGTCTGCATATAGCTCTTGAAGGGTCTGAAGATTCTCAGGAGATACCGGGGATGGGGGTGGTTAGCAGGCGACACGAAGCTGCTGAACCTCCAGGAGGAAAGCCATCTGGGGAGAAAGAAGCGGCCTCTGAACTCTGGACACGGCCACTGACTTGGCTGCCAGCTCGCGCCTGGCCCCCGACCAGCCCGCCCCATTTCCCCCGCAGTCGTACCAGGACCTGGTGCAGCGGCTGGAGCCGGTCATCATGGAGCTGGAGCGCCAGGGCAACGTCCTCGTCATCTCCCACCAGGCTGTCATGCGCTGCCTCCTGGCCTACTTCTTGGACAAGGGCGCAGGTGCCATGGGGGGGGTGGGGCGGCTGGACTTGGGGGGGCACTGGGATACCTGGCAGCCAGACCTCCCCCCTTGCACTGAGACTGGAGTGCATTCTTCAGTCGGCAGTGCGGCGCTCCCAGCAGCCTCGGGGCCAACCCCTCTGCTGGTGCAAAAGCCCCCAGTGGAGAGGGGCTGCTGCTGGGGCTCTGTCCTGCTTGGCTGGAGGGGCAGCATTGAGCTCACACGCCTGGCAGCAGTAGAAAAGTGGTTGGACATTCCCGGCGTGTTACTTGAGCTCCAGGGAGGGTGGTGTCTTAGAAGCATCTTTATCCTTGGGATTCGGGGCAGACAGGTTTCTGGGGTAGCAGTAAGGAAGTACTCCTCTATCTTCTTTGATAcgccccttccttcccttcccgaTCTTCCTACACtgctgagaagcctgcacactggcCTCTGGTGTACCCACCTGAGCCCCAGTCTTCCCTTCGTGGGTCCCCTGGACACTTACTCCTGTTTTGCCTGCAAGGAAGGATCTGCAGTGGGCTTATTTCCTTTCTGAGACACCCAGTAGTCTGGGTGGCTTTCTTGGCGGCCGTGTTGATAATTATCGGGTTTAGAGGAGGAGTTGTCCAACTCAGGTTAGGGTAAAGAAAACTCATGAGCCCCTTAGATGCTCTTTTCCACTAACTTGACCTTGTTTCATAACACTGAGATTTCCTCCACCTGGACTTTCCACTTTCAGATGAGCTGCCGTATCTGAGGTGTCCTCTGCACACCATCTTCAGACTTACTCCTGTGGCCTACGGTAACCATGAGCCTAGGAACGGGCAGGAGGTGGGGCTTGGGGAAGGTCaggattttaaattttctgtaagTTCGCCTAGAAGTTCTCCTCATCGCTCCTGTATACAGGGGAGGTTCCCTCAGTCCTTCGGTTTTTGAaaggatgtatgtatgtatttgggtATATCTGTGTTCTTTAATTACCAAACTGAAACATAAGGGCTTTTTCTTGaagcttttttttcctgaagttctctctgttttctcaggGTGCAAAGTGGAAACAATTAAACTCAACGTGGAGGCTGTGAACACTCACCGTGACAAGCCAACTGTAAGTATTTTTCCATGGATGACATGCAGGTTCCCTGCCACCTTGAGTCTTGAACCTTTGACATCGAGAGACGGGGGTTTCTTTTATgtccagaaggaaaaacagatccaGAACTCATGTCCCACGTAGTCTGCTTACTTCCCAAAGGAAGAGATGTTGGAATcactatttttgaaaattagtaTCTCTTTCATGAGTCTTAACCTTGACAGTTGGCTCTTGGAAATCCAATGAAATACGGAAAGTGTTTGGCAGAAGTGAAATGCAAATATCGCCTCTTCCCCCCAAGAAAGCGCTCCTTTTGGAAAGTAGGTTCCTGGAAGGTGGGGTCAAGAAGTGTAGGTTAATTCCTAGGTCTGCCCTGGTAATCTGAGTGATCTTAAATAAGCCCATTCCTTTCTTTGAGCCTTTCTCTTGCGTCAAAGTGTGATGCTCAAGGAACTTCTCCCCCCTACAACCCTTTAGCTTCCCGGGGCTGGGGGACTAGGCCATGGCCCAGGTCTTACGAGAGAGCCTGTCTGCGGAGGAGCAGGAGTGGAGGAGGCTGTTTGGTTACAAGCGTTGTTTAACCTTGATGAGTGAGCTTTTGGCTTGGCTTTCATTTGTGTGGTGTCCCTCGTTTCCAATCAGAACAACTTTCCCAAGAGCCAAACCCCTGTAAGGATGAGAAGGAACAGCTTTACGCCTCTGTCCAGTTCGAATACAATCAGGCGTCCAAGAAATTACAGTGTTGGGAGCCGGCCCCTCCAGCCCCTCAGCCCGCTCCGTGCCCTGGACACGCAAGAAGGGGCCGACCAGCCGAAGACCCAAGTCAGCATTCCGGTGGTGTAACCGTGTGTCTCCCTCCCATCCTGGCCCCCTGCCCTTGTCACTAATCCCCGAGGAGTCGTGTCACCTCCAGCCCCCATACCCCCTCCCGGCCCCACACCGTGAATCTCAGCCAAGAACGCGAGGTCACGTGTTTCCAGACCAACCTTAGCTAGTCCGCGGTGTGAGCTGTCTCCCTGCCCAGGGGCAAGCTGGCGAGCTGGGTGTTTCAGGACAGGTTGGGGCGgtttggaggaggagaagggctcCCCTCTCCTGGGGTGACTGGCACAGCTGGGGCTGAGGCTGAGCATGCCATGCTCCTGTCCGTCCACGGTGTCTGTAAACTCAGTCACGTCCTTGTGCTGGTGGAGTTGGGGCGGGGTGGAGGGGACCCGGAAGCCCCTGTCCCCTCCGCCTTTGTCTCCCCGAGGTGTGCCCCCTCCCCGTCTGTGCCCGCCTGCTCTCTTCCCCCTCTCACATCCCCTTTGGGTTGTCCGGTGTGGTGCGTTCCTCGTGTGTGTCTGCTGAGGACGGGAGGGGCGGTGGGTGCGAGGGGAGTCCGGCCCCTGTTGTGTTCTCTGCAGTGGGCCTCGGTGGATCTGGCCTGGGGGagccttccttttcccttctcacTTCCTCTGAAGTCAGGTCCTGTAGGGGTCAGCCCAGGCCTGACAGAACATCCACAGATTCTCTGAAGCCTGCAGGGAGACACAGGATGAGAATTCTTGTCCCCTTTCATGGGAAACAGTCTTGAAGGCTCCAGTGCCCTGAGGGAGGCTGGCTCTCAGTCTGTGAGAAATGCCTTGGTTTGTCCTTTTCAGACGTAGGTTTCTAGGCTGCAGTGGGGTGAGGTGTGGGCGAGCGAGTAGGCTGGTCTCTAGCTCTTGTAGGGCCCTTGGAGGGCAGGCATCTCTTTTCTCCAGTGGCTCCCAGCTTCTTTGCCAACCACAGGAACTTCCCTGCCAAAGCCAGTGACCTCTGTCTGGGACTGTTCAGAAGGACAGAGTTAGATTCAGGAGTCATTGCTGAGGTTTGAATTGCTCAAGGGAAAGGCAGAGAAGGGTTCATGCTGTTTCCTAGTAACATTCAACACTATTcctttatttaacttaaaaaggAATATTCAATATTGAATATtggtttttaagttaaaaaattttttatatgaaCAAATTTTTCCCCAAATGTTGTGAAAACCTAGTGTTAAATTTAATCTCCCTCACTAAAGGTACTGTTCTATTTCATCTTGATGTCCAGAGGAGTCTTGGAATCCAGTGGGATCTAGCTCTTAACTATTTACTTGTATCATTTTATCTTCTCTGCAGAGTTAACCTGGAAATGCTTAGAGTAGCGATTCTTAGCTCCTTGGTGGCCCTCGATGGCATACCTCCCCCCCCAAACAATTTTGAACACAAAATATATGAATACATGTATCTGCATTTTTCTGAGAGGCAAGTCTAGGTTTCTCATGAGATTTTTAAGAGAGAGAGGGCTCCCCACCTCAGAGTTATCAATCTGTCTCTTAGAGGTAACCAGTAGTTAGCTAGTGGTTAGTTAGTAGCTAACTAACCAAATAGCCATTTGCCAGGGATGTTTTTATTTGGTAATAGGAGACCtttgatagcatcaccaactcaatggacatgaatttgtgcaaactccaggacacggtgaaggacagggaaacctgttgTGCTgaagtccctggggtcgcagtcagacatgcctgagcgagtGGACAGCAGAAGACCTTTTGTTGTGCTTCTCATCTCGGAGTATTCGTGAGAGTTCCTTACAGAACCCGTGAGACGCACTCCCACCTAGATCCACTCTAGGCTTAATTCTGACTCTGTCTCAAGGTCTAGGGTCTTTAAATAGCTTCCCTGATGATTCTGAATCACACTCCAAGTCAGAACTCCATTTTATGATGTTGGTTGGAGAAACACTGGGGCCATAGTTCCTTGGACAAAGCGTCAGCCGAGGAATTCTgaatttctcatagttctgaaaGAACAGTTCCCTGGAGTTAGCTGTGTGAGCTGATCACAGTAATAAATGAAGTCACCCCTTCACTGTTACTTCAGGCAGCAGCCTGTTCAGCTTTTACCCTTTACATCGCAGGGCGATGTGGAACAGATCTCTGCATCATATAGATGACCTATGATAGCAGCTGAGAGCTTTAAGCACACTGGAGAGAAGTACTGAGATGAAACATGTGGGATGATAAGGCTTATCATCACAGGCAGCTGGCTTGTGACCTTGAGTCCTTTATTCCTACATCCTAAGTAGGTCGGACATCACAGCCAGTTTTCAAAGGTCACTTGCCTAGATTCTGCTCGAAATTGCCTTCCGGACGTAAGGTAGCCTGCTCTTCCTGTTGAGGCATTATGTGATGTGTGGCTGGTGTCCGTGTTTGTGGGGCTTTGGGCTGGGGGCTGGTGGTGGCGGAAGCAGGCACAAACAGGAGAAAAGGTCCTTGCCCTGGAGAGGGTTGTTTAGAGAAGGGGCACGTGGTTTATAATGAGCAGTGGTGAGAGAGCAACACGCTGCGTCTGTGAACGCGGTGTCGAAGTGGGGCAGAGttccttctgccttttctcttgTCCTCCGCTTGTGAGACAGAGGGTTGGGAGGTGGGACTGTCCCCCAGGATGATGTGGTCTGGGAGATGCATGTGGCACTTGTGCAAGGCTGCCTTGTCTAGCTTTGCTTGGCTGGTGGCATCTTTAGCCCAAATGGGCATTCGGCCTTGTCTGTTGCTGTGAGGTGAGAGAGATTCAGAGCTAATGCGTGAGAAAGAGCATTTTGATCCCCAGCTGGCTTTGGGCTGTTTGTACTCTTAATGAGAAGAGAACTCTCTAACTAACCAGCATCATGTTACCCTGTTAAAACCCCTGCATTAGACGCAGGGCACTGGGGCGTTCACTGGGGCCCTCGGCCTGCTGATATTTCGCCACTCCCCCCATATGCCAGTTTGCTtccgcaagaagagaagccagaggTGGGCTCAATCTCATAATGGACACCAGAAATTAGATTTCTGGCACCAGAAATCTGGCAAGGATTTCAGCATCCTTTGGTTTTTAGAGCAAGATCCCTCCAGAGAAGCTTCAGCAGGAAGTCAGGAGGGCCTAGAATGGAATGGAGCTTTTACTCCACATATTAAGAGGAAATCTGTTCCCTATCTGTTCTCTCCTGTCCTCTCCCCTTCTCACCTGAGTGTGTACtatgctgggcttagtcgctcagttgtgtccgactctttgtgaccccatggactgtagcctaccaggctgctctgtccatggggattcttcaggcaagaatactgccatgccttcctccaggagatctttccatcccaggggtcgaacccagatcgcccacattgcaggcagattctttactgcctgagccagcagggaagcccatgtgcgcGTGTGTCGGTAATATATACACGTTACTATGATTGTGTCTCCATCACAAAGCCTAATGAAGGACAAACTCCAGAGCACCTTTTGTTGAGGCTTTCAGttatgctgggcttcccttgtggctccgctggtaaagaagccgcctgccatgcgggagacctggggttcagtccctgggttgggaagatcccctggagaagggaaaggctccccactccagtattctggcctggagaattccgtggactgtatagtccatggggtcacaaagagttggacacgactgagtgactttcacttcagctATGTTATGGGAGAAATAGGTGAAGTCTTTAACATTTAATCTATTGTtagaaaatggggaaaggaaaaaTCACTGTCTATTCAATTacctttttttctgctttaaaacTGAATGAGGGATTCTGTGACAGATTTGAAGAGGAAACTAAAACAGAttagagagcttttttttttttcctgtatcttaATCCTTAAATAGAATTTAgctcttatttattatttgtattgtCTTTGCTTTGGTTTTGATAAGGAGATTGGTTTGCATTCAATTAGAAAGTGCAgtaagaaaatcttttaaaagatacattgTGCTAGGTGTCTGCTCCATATCCATgtctctggtttttgttttttgtgtgtttttttgtcCTCCCTCCccggtcgggaagaccccctggagaaggaagtggcaacccactccggtactcttgcctgggaaatcccaagaatggaggagcgtggtaggctacagtccatgcggtcgcaaagagttggatatgactgagcgacttcactttcactttacgtGAACCCTCAAAAAGTTAGGGTTAGGAGAACAAAATATTTGTACTCTACTAAATGGTTGAGTGTTTCCTGTGAGGTTCTGGGTGTTCCTCATTACAACCCACATTTGATCTTCAAAGCCACTGGCAGTTTGAAGAAACAGGATGTAGCTGTTTGGAAATAAATCCACCTTATGATGTCTCTGCGAGTAGGAGCTCTGCATACCAGAGAAACTCACTGATGCTCGGCAtggcccagggacaggggagcccgtgTCAAACCACTGAGGGAGTTCTGTCTGGGTTGTGTAGTCTTGTGCACGTTCCATCGTCTTTGCTAAGCCCGGAAGCcatgttgtgtttgttttccagaaattTCATAACTTTACACGGGTTTtcagtatacattttaaaatgtttcaatttgaattaggtattttaattttcttggaaTTAAGTA
The sequence above is drawn from the Dama dama isolate Ldn47 chromosome 14, ASM3311817v1, whole genome shotgun sequence genome and encodes:
- the PFKFB2 gene encoding 6-phosphofructo-2-kinase/fructose-2,6-bisphosphatase 2 isoform X2, which gives rise to MSGNPASSSEQNNNSYETKANLRMSEKKCSWASYMTNSPTLIVMIGLPARGKTYVSKKLTRYLNWIGVPTKVFNLGVYRRQAVKSYKSYDFFRHDNEEAMKIRKQCALVALEDVKAYLTEESGQIAVFDATNTTRERRDLILNFAEENSFKVFFVESVCDDPDVIAANILEVKVSSPDYPERNRENVMDDFLKRIECYKVTYQPLDPDSHDKDLSFIKVINVGQRFLVNKVQDYIQSKIVYYLMNIHVHPRTIYLCRHGESEFNLVGKIGGDSGLSARGKQFAQALRKFLEEQEIADLKVWTSQLKRTIQTAESLGVTYEQWKILNEIDAGVCEEMTYAEIQERYPDEFALRDEEKYLYRYPGGESYQDLVQRLEPVIMELERQGNVLVISHQAVMRCLLAYFLDKGADELPYLRCPLHTIFRLTPVAYGCKVETIKLNVEAVNTHRDKPTNNFPKSQTPVRMRRNSFTPLSSSNTIRRPRNYSVGSRPLQPLSPLRALDTQEGADQPKTQAETSRAAHRLPSPAPPASPS
- the PFKFB2 gene encoding 6-phosphofructo-2-kinase/fructose-2,6-bisphosphatase 2 isoform X3, producing MSGNPASSSEQNNNSYETKANLRMSEKKCSWASYMTNSPTLIVMIGLPARGKTYVSKKLTRYLNWIGVPTKVFNLGVYRRQAVKSYKSYDFFRHDNEEAMKIRKQCALVALEDVKAYLTEESGQIAVFDATNTTRERRDLILNFAEENSFKVFFVESVCDDPDVIAANILEVKVSSPDYPERNRENVMDDFLKRIECYKVTYQPLDPDSHDKDLSFIKVINVGQRFLVNKVQDYIQSKIVYYLMNIHVHPRTIYLCRHGESEFNLVGKIGGDSGLSARGKQFAQALRKFLEEQEIADLKVWTSQLKRTIQTAESLGVTYEQWKILNEIDAGVCEEMTYAEIQERYPDEFALRDEEKYLYRYPGGESYQDLVQRLEPVIMELERQGNVLVISHQAVMRCLLAYFLDKGADELPYLRCPLHTIFRLTPVAYGCKVETIKLNVEAVNTHRDKPTAETSRAAHRLPSPAPPASPS
- the PFKFB2 gene encoding 6-phosphofructo-2-kinase/fructose-2,6-bisphosphatase 2 isoform X1 — encoded protein: MSGNPASSSEQNNNSYETKANLRMSEKKCSWASYMTNSPTLIVMIGLPARGKTYVSKKLTRYLNWIGVPTKVFNLGVYRRQAVKSYKSYDFFRHDNEEAMKIRKQCALVALEDVKAYLTEESGQIAVFDATNTTRERRDLILNFAEENSFKVFFVESVCDDPDVIAANILEVKVSSPDYPERNRENVMDDFLKRIECYKVTYQPLDPDSHDKDLSFIKVINVGQRFLVNKVQDYIQSKIVYYLMNIHVHPRTIYLCRHGESEFNLVGKIGGDSGLSARGKQFAQALRKFLEEQEIADLKVWTSQLKRTIQTAESLGVTYEQWKILNEIDAGVCEEMTYAEIQERYPDEFALRDEEKYLYRYPGGESYQDLVQRLEPVIMELERQGNVLVISHQAVMRCLLAYFLDKGADELPYLRCPLHTIFRLTPVAYGCKVETIKLNVEAVNTHRDKPTNNFPKSQTPVRMRRNSFTPLSSSNTIRRPRNYSVGSRPLQPLSPLRALDTQEGADQPKTQVSIPAETSRAAHRLPSPAPPASPS